Proteins found in one Neurospora crassa OR74A linkage group II, whole genome shotgun sequence genomic segment:
- a CDS encoding calpain-5 — protein sequence MATPAKKKDFNKTPQELVTEFWDQFFVKKPGKVTRIFPRSLYETLLPPSQPQGVSSSRNATDSYQAAVKECKEKVKRIVKECERTNEKFTDPDFDIEGDFEVRNCLHGLTHDADLNEFFGELQELYDLGAGKGAKKGIKSRGAPRSADDAPEAPAPEGSKGRREGVKAGWRETFTPGSVHRLDWIFESPQWTKDGYSSSDIKQGCDGDCWWLAAVATIAHRKDLMEKVCVARDEEIGVYGFVFFKDGEWISTVVDDNLYLTEEDYRHYYDEYDPTGKKGRKHRKDKQTGSGALYFSQCSDPNETWLPLLEKAYAKVHGDYEAISGGWPGEGVEDMTGGVSSMLQSNRVLRKDKLWKELVNSNGDFVFSCSAHGYASTRGSMANGHAYSILKATEEVDEDGKKVRLVKIRNPWGERTSAGQGEWDGPWSDGSKEWTPYWLKKLDHKFGDDGEFWMSYQDMLDNFLYLYRTRLFDDKWTVVQQWTTVTVGWIAGYLNKKFVIEIKKGGTVVIVLSQLDERYFQGLEGQYMFILHFVLQDKDGKEQLCRVRPTLNWSSRSVSCELDLEPGRYEVLPKITVERDTSQRMVEDVVTRWAEENPAKLRQIGMQYDLAHAKGGVPDEDEIITQRKEEKKKKEEKKKTKAKAKREKERREKRKQKQVQITINMPEGSTVDTSGTGTESDKKEEKKETAEDKKEEEEKFEDAVEEKAKDDEKKKEEQPKRKEDTAAAEEKKIEEKVTGEEKKQEEKEKIEVVGESKPTAAATEEVEEDLSEDEEEEEEEPKIEYEEGKIPWNAVCVVGLRVYAQDADVTVTLATPNTAEEGASLVMDQHAVGATI from the exons ATGGCCACTCCTGCCAAGAAGAAAGACTTCAACAAGACCCCCCAAGAACTCGTCACCGAATTCTGGGACCAGTTCTTCGTCAAGAAACCCGGAAAAGTTACTCGGATCTTTCCACGCAGCCTCTATGAGACTCTCCTGCCACCCTCCCAGCCACAAGGTGTCAGCTCCTCCCGCAATGCCACGGATAGCTACCAGGCCGCCGTCAAGGAATGCAAGGAGAAGGTGAAGCGCATTGTCAAGGAATGCGAGCGCACCAACGAGAAGTTCACTGATCCGGATTTCGACATTGAGGGTGACTTTGAAGTCCGGAACTGTCTCCACGGACTCACCCATGACGCTGACTTGAATGAGTTCTTCGGCGAGCTCCAAGAGCTGTACGACCTAGGAGCCGGCAAAGGCGCCAAGAAGGGCATCAAGTCTCGCGGAGCTCCTCGCAGTGCCGATGACGCTCCCGAAGCGCCGGCGCCCGAAGGATCAAAAGGCCGACGTGAGGGTGTTAAGGCTGGCTGGCGTGAAACTTTCACCCCGGGCTCCGTCCATCGCCTCGACTGGATCTTTGAATCGCCCCAGTGGACTAAGGACGGTTACTCCTCATCCGATATCAAGCAGGGCTGTGACGGGGACTGCTGGTGGCTGGCTGCTGTGGCCACCATTGCTCACCGCAAGGATCTCATGGAAAAAGTCTGCGTTGCCCGTGACGAGGAAATCGGCGTTTACGGCTTTGTCTTCTTCAAGGACGGCGAGTGGATTAGCACTGTGGTGGACGACAACCTCTACCTGACGGAAGAGGACTACAGGCACTACTACGACGAGTACGACCCgacggggaagaagggacgtAAGCACCGGAAAGACAAACAAACGGGGTCTGGGGCCCTTTACTTTTCCCAATGCTCGGATCCGAACGAGACGTGGCTGCCCCTTTTGGAGAAGGCATATGCCAAGGTTCACGGGGACTACGAAGCCATTTCCGGCGGTTGGCCTGGCGAGGGCGTCGAAGACATGACGGGCGGTGTGTCTTCCATGCTGCAGTCGAACAGAGTGCTGCGGAAGGACAAGCTGTGGAAGGAGTTGGTGAATTCAAATGGCGACTTTGTCTTCTCGTGCAGTGCCCACGGCTATGCCTCTACGAGAGGCAGCATGGCCAACGGCCATGCGTATTCCATTCTGAAAGCCACAGAGGAGGTTGACGAGGATGGTAAAAAGGTCAGATTGGTCAAGATTCGAAACCCATGGGGTGAGCGGACGTCGGCGGGACAGGGCGAGTGGGATGGGCCTTGGTCGGACGGATCTAAGGAATGGACGCCCTATTG GCTCAAGAAACTCGACCACAAGTTCGGTGACGACGGCGAGTTCTGGATGTCGTATCAAGACATGTTGGATAACTTTTTGTACCTCTATCGCACCCGTCTCTTCGACGACAAATGGACGGTCGTTCAGCAGTGGACCACTGTCACAGTTGGCTGGATTGCCGGGTACCTGAACAAGAAGTTTGTCATCGAAATCAAGAAGGGAGGAACGGTGGTGATTGTGCTGAGCCAG CTCGATGAGCGTTATTTCCAAGGTCTGGAAGGACAATACATGTTCATTCTCCACTTCGTTCTACAGGATAAGGACGGAAAGGAGCAGCTCTGCCGCGTGCGTCCTACCCTTAACTGGAGTTCCCGATCGGTCAGCTGCGAACTCGATCTCGAGCCCGGGCGCTACGAAGTCTTGCCGAAGATTACGGTCGAACGGGATACCAGCCAGCGTATGGTTGAGGATGTTGTCACCCGATG GGCCGAGGAAAACCCTGCCAAACTCCGTCAAATCGGCATGCAGTATGATCTCGCCCACGCCAAGGGCGGCGTCCCCGATGAGGACGAGATCATCACCcagagaaaggaagaaaagaagaagaaagaggagaagaagaagaccaaggccaaggctaAGCGTGAAAAGGAGCGcagagaaaagaggaagcagaagcaggtGCAGATCACCATCAACATGCCTGAAGGGTCTACTGTGGACACTTCCGGTACCGGTACAGAGTCTGataaaaaggaggagaagaaggagacggccgaggacaagaaggaggaagaggagaagttTGAGGATGctgtggaggagaaggccaaagatgatgagaagaagaaggaggaacaaCCCAAGAGG AAGGAAgatactgctgctgcagaagagaagaagatcgaggagaaggtcacaggggaagagaagaaacaggaggaaaaagaaaagatagaggtagttggGGAGTCGAAGCCGACGGCGGCTGCCACTgaagaggttgaggaagacctgtctgaagatgaggaagaagaagaggaggagcccAAGATCGAATATGAGGAGGGCAAGATTCCCTGGAACGCCGTCTGCGTCGTTGGGCTGAGGGTGTATGCTCAGGATGCCGATGTCACGGTAACGCTGGCGACCCCGAACACTGCGGAGGAGGGCGCTAGTCTTGTTATGGATCAGCACGCTGTTGGGGCTACCATTTGA
- the aod-2 gene encoding alternative oxidase-2, which yields MTGTEATEKPNGKEAGTKDITKSGSDTKPKDHHPTPADDVQKAPKKRRKVNHACLYCRRSHMTCDLERPCTRCIKRNIGHLCHDEPRDTESRKAKSVLGTSTLHDSESQPDIGRNATDKAMRPPGFDSGMGNGSVQVAGAAAVGRGAPLQLVQPGSVAGIQASALGGSMNQFAGLPDSWLTTQNHYHDMHNFHPNYMVAPEVTNEFNLLNEFLSAGLLEESAFMSDDHGLILGANQSAVSGLPNANNNGNNASSNNKGNSSSTSGMLPPSATQGTSMLPPSSDQTTAIGKPASTNLDNARDAYYLQAADPSGNDTPEERMQRLLRAKYEAGLLKPFNYILGYKRLSDYLDGHVSPTSKQKILKQIDRFRPKFREKIQLLTDMDLLMVEMWFERTLLEYDRVFASMAVPACCWRRTGQIFRGNKEMAELIGVPVESLRGGQIALHEILTEESNVRYWEEFGTIAFDPAHDTLITACSLKNPNDDKGTKVVNCCFSFRIRRDDHKIPSLIVGNFLPHDP from the exons ATGACGGGAACAGAAGCCACGGAAAAGCCCAACGGCAAAGAGGCGGGAACCAAGGACATCACCAAGTCCGGAAGCGACACCAAGCCCAAGGATCACCATCCCACGCCCGCTGACGATGTGCAAAAGGCGCCCAAGAAGCGCCGCAAGGTCAATCATG CCTGCCTTTACTGCCGCCGATCT CACATGACGTGTGATCTT GAGAGACCTTGTACAAGATGCATCAAGCGAAACATCGGCCATCTCTGCCACGATGAGCCTCGCGATACCGAGTCGCGCAAGGCCAAGAGCGTGCTTGGGACTTCGACCCTACATGACTCCGAGTCCCAGCCGGACATTGGGCGCAACGCTACAGACAAGGCCATGAGACCACCCGGTTTTGATAGCGGTATGGGCAATGGATCTGTCCAGGTAGCAGGTGCTGCAGCGGTAGGCCGGGGCGCTCCTCTCCAGCTCGTGCAACCAGGTTCTGTTGCTGGTATACAAGCCAGCGCCCTTGGCGGTAGCATGAATCAAT TTGCCGGACTTCCGGATTCTTGGTTAACCACTCAAAACCACTATCACGACATGCACAACTTCCATCCAAACTACATGGTGGCACCAGAGGTTACGAATGAATTCAATCTATTGAACGAATTCTTGTCGGCAGGCTTGCTCGAGGAGTCGGCCTTCATGTCTGATGATCATGGCCTAATATTGGGGGCCAACCAGTCTGCGGTGTCGGGATTGCCAAATGCCAATAACAACGGCAACAATGCTAGCAGTAACAACAAGGGAAACAGTAGCAGCACCAGCGGCATGCTCCCCCCAAGTGCCACACAGGGGACCTCGATGCTACCACCAAGTAGCGACCAAACAACGGCGATAGGGAAGCCCGCGAGTACAAACTTGGATAATGCCCGGGATGCATACTATCTTCAAGCGGCAGATCCGTCCGGAAACGACACACCGGAGGAACGCATGCAGCGCTTGCTACGAGCCAAGTACGAAGCCGGACTATTAAAGCCGTTCAACTACATCCTTGGCTATAAGAGGCTATCGGATTACCTGGATGGACACGTGTCGCCGACGTCAAAACAAAAGATTCTAAAGCAGATCGACCGATTTCGACCCAAGTTCCGCGAGAAGATACAATTGTTGACTGATATGGACCTGCTGATGGTGGAAATGTGGTTCGAGAGGACGCTGTTGGAGTACGACCGAGTTTTTGCCAGTATGGCCGTTCCAGCCTGCTGCTGGAGACGAACCGGACAGATTTTCAGGGGAAACAAAGAGATGGCGGAGCTCATAGGCGTGCCAGTAGAGAGTTTACGAGGG GGTCAAATCGCCCTGCATGAGATCCTGACGGAAGAGTCGAACGTGAGATACTGGGAAGAATTCGGCACAATAGCATTCGACCCGGCTCACGATACCCTGATCACAGCGTGTTCACTCAAGAACCCCAACGATGACAAGGGGACCAAAGTTGTGAACTGTTGCTTTTCTTTCAGGATCCGTAGGGACGATCACAAGAT TCCGAGCTTGATTGTTGGCAACTTCCTCCCACACGACCCATGA